The sequence AACCCAATGAATAGTTCCTTTAACTTTTCTTTTACTAGCCTCAGAACCACTTCCAGACTTAGAATCTACATCATACGTACAATGCACTTCTGTAATATTACCTTCTGAATCTTTTATAACAGACTCTCCTTTAATAATATAAGCATTTTTTAAACGTACTTCTGTACCTAATGTTAGCCTGAAAAATTTCTTATGTGCTTCTTCTTGAAAATCTTCTCTCTCAATATATAATTCCTTAGAAAAAGGTAATTGACGATATGTCATTACTTCATCTTCAGGATTATTTTCTGCTTCTAACCATTCCTCTTGACCTTCTGGATAATTAGTAATAACTAATTTAATTGGATTCAAAACAGCCATAACACGAGGAGCAACTTTGTTTAAATCTTCTCTTATACAAAAATCTAATAAAGAAACATCAATTAAATTTTCACGTTTTGCAATACCAATTGTGTTTGCAAAATTACGAATTGAAGTAGCAGTAATACCTCTTCTTCGCATACCAGAAATAGTACTCATTCTAGGATCATCCCATCCTGTAACATGCTTTTCTTCAACTAATTGCAATAATTTTCTTTTAGAAACAACAGTATGAGATAGATTTCTACGAGCAAATTCACGTTGTTTAGGACGTACTTTTGAATCGTCATAAATTTGATTTAAAAACCAATCATATAACTCTCTATGAGGTAAAAACTCAAGTGTACAGAAAGAATGAGAAACTTGTTCTAAATAATCACTTTCACCATGAGCCCAGTCATACATAGGGTAAATACACCAATCATTAGCAGTTCTATGATGATGAGCATGCATGATTCTATAGATAATAGGATCTCGCATTAGCATATTATTAGCATTCATAGATATTTTAGCACGTAGAACATGAGTTCCTTTTTCGAATTCACCATTTTTCATGCGCTCAAATAGCTCTAAATTCTCTTCTATTGAACGATTTCTATATGGAGAGTCTATACCATTCTGAGTAGGAGTTCCTTTTTGTATCGCCATTTCTTCAGAAGATTGACTATCTACATAAGCTTTACCTTTCTGGATAAGAATAACAGCCCAATCGTATAATTGTTGGAAATAATCGGATGCATAACACTCTTTATCCCATTTAAAACCTAACCATTCAACATCTTTCTTTATAGCATCTACATATTCTTGCTCTTCTTTAGAAGGATTTGTATCATCAAAACGAAGGTTTACTGGTGCGTTATAATCATTACCTAAACCAAAATTTAAACAAATTGCACTAGCATGACCTAAATGCAGATATCCATTAGGCTCTGGTGGAAAACGGAAACGTAATTTATCTTTTGACAAGCCATTTTTTAAATCTTCCTCAATGATTTGTTCAATAAAATTTAATGATTTTTCTTCAGTTGACATAAGAATTATTAATTTTGACAAAGATAAGAATTAGTTTAGAATGTTTATAAGTTTAAATAAGACTTGTATGCTCTAAACTGTAAACTGTAAACATGGGAATAATCAAATTGAATAAAATACGCACATTTTCATATCATGGCTGTTTAGTTGAAGAAGGAAAAATTGGTAGCGATTATACTGTAGATTTAGAAATAAAGACAGATTTAAGGAAATCTGCACTAACAGATGAATTAAATGACACTATTGATTATGTAGAATTAAATAAAATAGTTGTAGAAGAAATGTCAATTAGAGCAAAGCTTTTAGAACATGTAGCACATAGGATTATTGTACGCATTTTCAATGAATTAGCTCAAGTATCTCGAATTAAATTAGCGGTTTCTAAGCTGAATCCACCTATTGGTGGTGATGTTGCTTCGGTTACAATTGAAATGGAAGAATATAGAAATTAAAAAATTGTACTACAAAAAATGTGCAACACACTAGATTTTTTAAAATATATTTATATATTTGCAATCCAATCATAAGGCGTCGTGGCCGAGCGGCTAGGCACCGGTCTGCAAAACCGTCTACTCCGGTTCGAATCCGGACGATGCCTCAAAAGAGTTACTAGAAATAGTAGCTCTTTTTTTATGTTTAAATTTTAGAAAAGAGGACGATAAAAGTTAAAAATAGCTTCATTAACATCAAAAAAAAAAGGATGTATAAAAATTTATACATCCTTTTTTAACTTTTAAAATTTTCTATAACTTCTTGAAGTTTATCTTTTTCCTTTGGAAAGAAACCTTGTAACACAAAAAAGAAACCAAAAATTAAAATAATTATACTAATAACTCTTTTAATTTTATAAATATTCAAAGGTGTCAACTTATGTTTTAATTGTTTAGCTAATAGTATTTTAGCAATATCAAAAATTAAATAAAAAACCAGAATTGCAGTAAAGAAAATAAAAATTCTTTGTGTATTCATTTCCATTTGAGGTCCATAATTAATAATTACCATTAACCAAAAACCTAAAACACCAATATTTATAAAGTTTAAAAGAAAGCCTTTAAAGAAAAGTGCAAAATAATTATTCTTTTGAATATTATCTTCATCTATAATATCTTGTTGTTGTTTTTTAAAATTTCTTTTTAATAATATGAAAGAAACTATACCATAAACAAGCATAATAGACCCACCAATTATAAATAAAAATGGATTATCTTTTACTTGTTCAAGAAGCTGATTTGTGCTAAAATAAGCAATAAGTATAAAGATAATATCAGCAAACACAATTCCTAAGTCTAAGGTAAAAGCTGCTCGAAAACCTTTAACAATACTTGTTTCCAATAAAACAAAAAAACCAGGACCTATAGAAAAAGCTAAAAGCAATCCCCAAGGGATTGCAGTTAATAAATCTTGCCACATAGAATAAGCAATAAATTAATATTAGTAATACGAAGTTAACAAAAAAAAACTACTTCGCTTGTTCAATAGAACCACCAGCAACAATCTTTTGATCTATCTGCTTTGGTTTTCCATAAATTAAAACACTACCACCAGCTCTAACTTTAGCATTAACAAAATCAGTGGCATTTACATCTGCTTTTCCTCCTGTGTTAGCAGTTATAACTGTTTGTTTGGTAACTAATCTTTGTGCTTCATATTTTCCTCCAGAATTAACTAAAATATCTGCATATTCTACTTTTCCATCTAATTCTAAAATACTTCCTTGAGTCAATTTTGTTGTTAATCTATCAACATCTAATCTTAATTTTATATTCGATGATTCTTTCGCTATAATACTAAAATTTATGGCTTTAAAAATCTCATTCGATGCTACTCTAGAGCCTTCATTTGCTTCAACAGCTTCTATTTTTTTATAATAAACTGTTGCAGAAATATTATCGCCTTTCATTAGATTACTAAAATTCATTTTAATTTTTAGTTCTCCATTCTTATTCACTAATTCAACATCTTCAGATTTATCACCTTTTAAAATAACTTTATTCTCATCAGATTGTATTAGATATACATCTATTTTATCAAAAGCAGTTACTTTATAAAAGTCTCCTACCGTTTTTTCTATTTGTGAAAAAGCTACTGAACTGATTAAAAGTAAACTATAAACTATTTTCTTCATATATGTAAAAATTTTATTTATTAATAATCTTAACTAATATCGTTTTAATAATCAGGAATCATATAAAACGATATCAAGATTATTATTTATTCATTTTTTCTTAAATAATTGAAGTCTAGTTGTTTTTTAACTAAATCTGCATTTTTAACTTTAACATAGACTTCATCTCCTAATTGAAGAATATTCTTTGTAACTTCTCCTACTAAGGCATATTGTTTATCGTCGAAAGTGTAATAATCGTCTTTAATCTCTCTAATACGACACATTCCTTCGCATTTGTTTTCAATAATTTCAACATAGATTCCCCATTCGGTTACTCCAGAAATTACTCCTAAAAACTCCTCATCTTTATGGTCTTGCATGTATTTAACCTGCATGTATTTGATTGAATCTCTTTCAGCTTGTGCAGCTAAATGTTCCATATCTGATGAATGTCTACATTTAACTTCAAAATCTTCTTCATTAGCACTTTTTCCTCCATCTATGTAATGTTGTAACAAACGGTGTGCCATAACATCAGGATATCGACGAATTGGAGAAGTAAAATGACTATAATAATCGAAAGCTAAACCATAATGACCAATATTCTCTGTAGAATATACAGCTTTACTCATCGTTCTAATCGCTAATGTATCAACAAGATTTTGTTCTTTTTTACCATTAACATCTTGCATTAATTGGTTTAAAGACTTAGAAATATCTTTTTTGTTACGTAAATCTAATTTATATCCAAACTTAGAAATCAAAGCTTGAAGATTAAATAATTTATCTTCATTTGGTTCATCGTGAATTCGATACACAAATGTTTTTTTCTGTTTCCCTATAAATTCTGCAACTTTTCTATTAGCTAAAAGCATGAATTCTTCAATTAAATGATTAGCATCTTTACTTTGTTTAAAGTAAACTCCTATTGGTTCTGCTGCTTCATTTAAATTGAATTTTACTTCAACCTTATCGAAAGAAATTGCTCCAGAAGCCATTCTTTTTCTTCTAAGAATTTTAGCTAATTCGTCTAACTTTAAAGTAGCTTCAACTATAGCTTGTGGTGCTTTATAGGCTGCACCAGTTAAAGAAACTTCAGCTGGAATAGTATCTGATTTAGATTCTATAATACTTTGTGCTTCTTCATAGGCAAAACGTTGATCTGAATAGGTTACTGTTCTTCCAAACCATGAATCTAAAACTTCTGCTTTATTATTTAACTGAAAAACGGCTGAGAAGGTATATTTTTCCTCATGTGGACGTAGTGAACAGGCGAAGTTAGAAAGTACCTCTGGAAGCATAGGAACCACTCTATCGACTAAATAAACAGATGTTGCTCTGCTATAAGCTTCATCATCTAAGATTGTTCCTTCTTGTAAATAATGAGAAACATCGGCAATATGAATACCAATTTCATAATTTCCATTTTCTAAAACTTGAAAAGAAAGTGCATCATCAAAATCTTTTGCATCTTTTGGATCAATTGTAAATGTAAGTACATCTCTCATGTCTCTACGTTTTGCAATCTCTTCTGCTGTTATAGAAGTATCTATTTTATTAGCATAGGTTTCAACTTCTACAGGGAAATCGTAAGGCAAACCATATTCTGCCAAAATTGCATGAATTTCGGTATTATGTTCTCCTGGTTTCCCAAGTACTTTTATTACTTTTCCAAAAGGTGAATCTGCTTTTTTAGGCCAATCTTCCATTGTAACTAAAACAACATCACCATTTTGAGCATCACCTAATTTATTTTTTGGAATAAAAATATCAGTATACATTTTAGCATTTGTAGTGGTAACAAAAGCAAAATTCTTTTGAATATCTATTACACCAACAAACTCAGTTTTTGCTCTTTCTAATATTTCTAAAACTTCTGCTTCTGGCTTTCTAGAACTTCTTCTGTTATAAACATATACTCTAACTTTATCTTTATCTAGAGCATGATTTAAATTTTGTTTTGGTACATAGACATCATCTTCTAATTCATCACAAACAAAATAACCAGATTTTCTAGAATTCATATCTAAATATCCTTCATAATATTCTGATTTAGATATTACTTGATATTTTCCTATTTCAGTTTCATGAATTTTATCTTGAGCCTTAAGTAATTTAAGATCTCTAATTATTTCATTTCTACTTTTAGTATCTTTCAATTCTAATAATCCAGCAATTTGTTTATAGTTATAGCTTTTAGCAGGATCTTTAGATAATATTTTAAATATTTGTGCGGTAAAATCTTTACTCTTTTTACCAAATTTTTTTGGTTTCTTATTCATTGTATCTTTTTCAATTAATGGTGAAAGTTACGAAATAGTTATAAGTTATAACTTAAAATTATAAGTTTTAATATAATTCTAACAATAACTATCTTTATATAAATAATTTTCCAATGAAAGAATATATCACTGTAGCAATTTTTAATTATCAACATGAAACCTTCATAATTAAGAATCTTCTTGAACAAGAAGGAATTAAATTTATTTTTGAAAATGAAACTTTGGTTTCAATCGATCCTTTTGCTTCTATAGCCTACGGAGGAATTAAATTAAAGGTACATTCTAACGATTTAGAAAGAGTAAAACAAATCTTAGATAGTTTCAAAAATGACAATCATTTAAAAATTGTTTAATTTCTAAAAGTTGAAAGTTTTCAACATATATTAAATACAAATAAAAAAGATTTAATTAATTTTAAAAAAATTGATGGGTATTATAGCTTGTTAATAAGGGGTATAAAATTATTGATTTTAGTCTTTTTTTAAAGTTTTAGATAGTTATACAATTCTATCAACAATGTTATTTTAATGTAAAATACTGATTTTTAACTTGAAGAATGATTTTAGTTTTTACTTATTAACAATTGTTAATTTATGGTTTTACTATGATTTTGTAAATAACTCGACTACTAGTTTTATGTTGATAACCTATTAATAAGTACTCATAACTTTAGAATAAATTCTAAAAACTATTAGTCATTTATTCAATCTAATTTTTGCTTATAAAAAAAAGCTTAGGTTCTCAAAAAATCTATCTTTTTCTATTTTTACTTATTAACAATTTATGTTAATTTAATGTTACTTGATTATCAGTCTATTGTAAAACGTTATTAACAAAGTTGTAAAACGGATTAAAAACTAAGCTTTTTTTGAACTCATTATAAATTCTTATTTATTTTAAAATAAACCAAAAAATTAAAGAATATCATTATAACTATATGTAAAACAATTAATTAACAGTTATTAACAATTGACTCTAATAACTATATAACCAATAAATTGATACTATTTTGAAGTTATTAATATTAGATAGTAATGCTTTTTAAAAAATAATAAGAGATAAACATAACTGTAGTTTATTATTTAAAAATGAAATCCTATTTGTATTTTTGTAAAAATAACAACACAACAATATATTATGATTATTTCGATAGGTAACGACCATGCAGGTCCAGATTACAAAAAAGCTATTATAGCATTTTTAGAAAAACAAGGGCATACTATTTTTAACCACGGAACAGATACATTTGATAGTGTAGATTATCCAGATTTTGGACATGCTGTAGCGTATGATGTAGAAAGTAAAAAAGCAAATTTTGGTATTGTAATTTGTGGTTCTGGAAATGGAATTGCAATGACAGTTAATAAACACCAAGATATTAGAGCAGCACTTTGTTGGACAAAAGAAATTGCAGAATTAGCACGTTTACATAATGATGCCAATATTTTAAGCATTCCTGCTCGTTATACTTCTATTGAACAAGCGATTCAAATGGTAGATGTTTTTTTAACAACAGCATTTGAAGGTGGAAGACACGCAAATAGAGTAAATAAAATTGCTTGTAAATAATAAGTTGATGGTATATAAAAATTGGTCATTTAGATTTTTTATTTATAGTTTTATTTCAGAAATTGTTTTAATTTATAAAACAGCTAATTTTACTAATCTATTTAATAATGATGCGGATTGGTTGTTAACTTCTTTAAGTTTTTTAGCAATAATTTTTGAAGTTGCTTCTTTATTTTTTTTAATAATTAGTTTTATAAAAAAAGAAAAAAAAGACGTTTTTTTTTATATACCATTACTTTATTTCATTTTACATATTCTATTAATACCATATTTTTACATTAATGTCTCATAACCACAATCATAGTCATGAAGTACAAGGAAAAAATTTACTTTTTTCTATAATATTGAACGTGGTTATTACTTTAGCCCAGCTTATAGGAGGAATAGTTTCAGGTAGTTTGGCATTAATTTCAGATGCACTTCATAATTTTTCTGACGTTTTATCTTTAGTTTTTAGTTTTGTAGCCCATAAACTATCTAGACGAAAAGCATCATTAAATCAAACATTTGGATTAAAAAGAGCTGAAATTTTAGCCGCTTTTGTTAACGCAGCAACATTAATAATTGTAGCGTTTATTTTAATTTATGGAGCAATAGAACGTTTTTTTAATCCACAAGCAATAGAATCAAAATTAGTTATTTGGTTAGCATTATTAGGGATTGTAGTTAATGGTTTTTCTGTATTACTACTTAAAAATGATGCCGATAAGAATTTAAACATGAAATCGGCCTATTTACATTTATTAACAGATATGATGGCTTCTGTAGCTGTGTTAGTTGGTGGTTTATTAATGCTTTTCTATGAAATTTATTGGATTGATAGTGTAATGACATTATTAATAGCAATTTACCTAATAGTTGTTGGTTTTGATTTACTCAAAAAAGCTACAAAAATTTTAATGCTTTTTACACCAGATGCTATAAATATTAAAGAAATAATAAAGGAAGTACATAAAATTAAAGGTGTAAATAAATTACATCATATTCATGTTTGGCATTTAAATGAAGAAGAATTACATTTAGAAGCACATTTAGATTGTTCAGAAGATATAAAAATGAGTGAATTCAATAATTTACTTCAAGAAATAGAAGATTTACTACTTGTAAAATTCGAAATTAATCATACAAATATTCAACCTGAATTTAAAAGAGAAGATCCTAAAGATTATATTGTTCAAGATTGATTTTTAAAACGTTATAATTTTCTCTAAAATGTAAAAAGAAGTGAATTAAACGTAAATGTATAAAAATTTATTATGCATGCATAATAAATTTTTATACATTTACGTTCTAAGAACTACAACAACACAACATACATTATGAAAATTACAACAATTACGAAGCTTTTAGTGGCTAATCGTGGTGAAATTGCTATTCGTGTATTTCGAGCAGCAACTGAATTAAGAATTCAAACGGTCGCGGTTTATACTTTTGAAGACCGTTATTCCTTACATCGTTACAAAGCCGACCAAAGTTTTCAAATTGGTGACGATACTGAATCTATCAAACCTTATTTAGATATAGAAGTAATTATTAAAGTTGCTAAAGAAAATCAAGTCGATGCTATTCATCCTGGTTATGGCTTTTTATCTGAAAACGTAACTTTTGCTAAAAGATGTTCTGAAGAAGGAATCATTTTTGTGGGTCCAAAAATAGAAGCAATGCTACAATTGGGAGACAAAGTAGAAGCAAAAAAAGTAGCTAGAGCTGTTGGAGTTCCGCTTATTCAAGATTCAAAGATAAATTTAGAAACCGTTGAAGATGCTTTGTCAGAAGCTAAAGTAATTGGTTTTCCAGTAATGTTAAAAGCTGCAGCTGGTGGTGGTGGAAGAGGAATGCGTGTTGTTAGAAGTGCAGAAGAAATAAAAACAGCTTTTGTAAATGCAAAAAGTGAAGCTTTAAAATCATTTGGAGACGATACCGTTTTTATTGAAAAATTCATCGACAATCCAAAACATATTGAAGTACAAATATTAGGAGATAACTACGGAAACGTAGTGCATTTATATGAAAGAGATTGTTCGGTTCAAAGACGTTTTCAAAAAGTAATAGAAATTGCTCCTTCTATTTTAAAGCCCGAAACCAAGCAAAAATTATACGATTATGCTATTAAAATTGCAAAATATGTACATTATAATAATGCTGGAACCGTTGAGTTTTTAGTAGATAAAGAAGAAAATATTTACTTTATAGAAGTAAACCCAAGAATTCAAGTTGAACATACAATCACTGAAGAAATTACAGGAATAGATATCGTTCGTTCGCAAATAATTATTGCTGCGGGTCATCCGTTATCTCATAATCAAATATTTATTCACGGTCAAGAAGATATTCCTTGTAAAGGTTGGGCCATTCAATGTAGAATTACAACAGAAGATTCAGAAAACGACTTTAAACCCGATTACGGAACCATAATTGCGTATAGAAATGCTGCTGGTTACGGCATTCGTTTAGACGAAGGAAGTTGCTATTCGGGAGTTACTATTTCTCCTTTTTTCGATTCTATGTTGGTTAAAGTTTCGTCAAGTGGAAGAACATTAAAAGGAGCATCCGATAGATTAAGAAGAACATTAGAAGAATTTAGAATTAGAGGTGTTAAAACCAATATTCCATTTTTAACCAATGTAATGTCTAACGAGACATTTAGAAGTGGAGAAGCTACTGTTAATTTCATTCCAGAAAACCCACATTTATTAGTTCCACGTTACGAATATTCGAAAGATAGAGCAACCAAATTAATTAAATATTTAGCGGAGGTTAAAGTAAACGGTCATCCAGATATTAAAAAAGTAGATACTGATAAAGTATTTAGAAAACCATTAGTTCCTGAAGTTTTAGAAACCGAATATCCAAAAGGAACAAAAGACTTATTAAATGAAATGGGTAGAGATCAATTTATCCAATACATTAAAAATGAGACTAAAATTTTCTATACCGATACTACTTTACGGGATGCACATCAATCGCTTTTTGCAACAAGATTGCGTAACCACGATATTTTAAAAGTAACCGAAGGAATGGCTAAAAATTTCCCACAACTTTTTTCATTAGAAGTTTGGGGTGGCGCTACTTTTGATGTTACGATGCGTTTTTTACACGAAGATCCATGGGAGCGTTTGCGAATAATTAGAAAAGCAGCGCCAAATGTTTTACTTCAAATGTTATTTAGAGGAAGTAATGCAGTTGGTTATTCGGCTTACCCAGACAATGTTTTAGAGCAGTTTATTATAAAAAGTGCCGAAAATGGTATCGATGTGTTTAGAATTTTCGATTCTCTAAACTGGATTGAAGGAATGAAGCACAGTATAAAGGTTGTGAACGAAAAAACCAATGCCATTGCCGAAGCTTGTATTTGTTATACAGGTGATATTTTAAATCCAGACAGACAAAAATTTAATTTAGAGTACTATGTTAATTTAGCGAAAGAATTAGAAGCTGCTGGAGCACACATGTTGGCAATTAAAGATATGGCTGGTTTATTAAAGCCGTATGCTGCTCAAGTGTTAATAACCGAGTTGAAGAAACATATTTCTATACCAATTCACTTGCATACACATGATACTTCTTCGATTCAGTCTACAACTTATTTAAAAGCAATTGAAGCAGGTGTAGATGTTGTAGATGTTGCATTGGCATCTATGAGCGGATTAACATCGCAGCCTAATTTTAATTCGTTAGTAGCAACTTTAAAAGGTTCGGAAAGAGAAAATCCTATCAATCTTAAAAAATTAAACGAATATTCAAACTATTTTGAAGTCGTTAGAGAATATTATTATCCGTTTGAAAGTGAATTAAAAGCAGGAACTGCTGAGGTCTATGACCATGAAATTCCAGGCGGACAATATTCTAATTTATTACCACAAGCACGTGGTTTAGGTCTTGAAGATAAGTTTGAAACAATTAAAGAAAACTATAAAATTGTCAATCATTTATTTGGTGATATTGTAAAAGTAACGCCGTCTTCAAAAGTAGTAGGTGATATGGCTTTGTTCATGACTTCTAATAATTTAACAGCGCAAGAAGTTATAGAAAAAGGAGACACATTGGCTTTTCCTGAATCGGTAAAACAACTTTTCCGAGGCGATTTAGGTCAGCCGTATGGAGGTTTCCCAAAAGAATTACAAAAACTAGTATTAAAAAAGGAACAACCGTATACTGAGAAACCAAACGCACACTTAAAACCTATAGATTTTGAAGTTCAACTAAAAGAATTACATCAAAAATTTGATGATAAATTAACGACAGAAGATTTATTGTCTTACATAATGTTTCCAAAGGTATTTGAAGATTTCTATAATTTTAGAAAGTATTTTGGTAGAGTAGAAAAATTACCAACACCAAGTTTTTATTATCCTTTAGTACTAAACGAAGAGATTATTGTGAACCTAGATTTAGGTAAAAACATCATCATAAAATTAAGATATGTTGGTGAACCGAATGAAGAAGGATTTAGAGAAGTATTTTTTCAAATAAACGGACAAACTAGAAATGTTTTAGTAAAAGATAAAGCGATACAGTCAATAAAGGTCACAAACGCTAAAGTAAACGGACCAAATGATATTGGCGCACCATTACAAGGAAGTTTGCTTAAAATTTTGGTTACAGAAGGTGAAAAAATAGAGAAAGACACACCTTTATTTATAATTGAAGCCATGAAAATGGAAACTACAATTTGCGCTCCAAAATATGGAACAGTAGCAAGAGTAGTACTGAAAGAAAAATCAATGATAGAACAAGATGATTGTGTAATTCAGCTTCAATAAAAGACTATTTTTCATATTTATAAAGCTGTTTCATTTTTTGGAACAGCTTTATTCGTTAAATTTACAGCATAACATTAAAAATTTCCATGAGCGAAAATAAGCCACAGTTAAAAAAATTAAATTATCCTATAAATGGTGAGTTAAGACGTTATTTAGAAAAATACAAGCGATTAACACGTATAAATATTTTTTATGATGACTTGTTACGATTTCAAGGTTCAATTTCTGTATTTGACAAAGAAGATAAAGACACACTTTGGGTAAGGGTTTATTATAACGGATTTGAAAAAGAAGAGATAGACAATAGTCTTAAAAAGATATATACACTTTTACATTCTGATGGTGATATAAAAAATATTCAATTTTTAAATGTTGATTATATCGACTTTTGCACCTTTGGAAATTCGCAACCATTTCGTATTAAAATCAGAAATATTTTAAATGATAATTACACTCATTTTTACATAAAAAAAGCCGACGCTTCGCGTGTTTTTGGTTTAGAACTGGAGCATATTTTATCACCAAATAGGATTAATTTTTTAGTTTTTGGAGATACTTTAATCGAAGAGCATATTTTAGGAATCCCAGGAGATGTTTTTTTAGAAAAAAATTTAAAAAAATGTAATGAACATGAAAAAGCACAAATAGCCAAAGAATTTGTAAAGTTTAATGAACGTTGTATGATTGGATTATTAGGAGATATGCGTTCCTATAACTTTGTAATTGTACCAATTTATGATTTTGACCAAATAGTTTTTAAAATAAGAGCTATAGATTTTGACCAGCAATGCTACGAAGGAAGTTTTAGATTGTACAAACCACATTTATTTAAAGAAAATTACCCTTTTAATAGATTAGTACGCGATAAATTAAATAAAGATGCAATTGAACAATATCAAAACGAAGAACGTTCCATTTTAGTAAAGCGACTACTAGACTCCGAAACACGATTACTTGATCTTTTAGAAGCTATGAAATCATCAAAATTAGCTCCTATAGAACATATTGTTCAACTGCAAGAGGAAATCTATGAGTTTACCTTAGATTTAGACTTTAAAAAAGCAAATTCCATGGGAGAAATTGTAGAAGTAGCTTTAAATTTTATGAAACGAAACTTTAAATATGAAGATTTCGAATAAGAAAAATTGAACAGTAAAAAAATGAAAAAACTATTACTAATAGTACCTATATTTCTATTCTTATCTTGTAAAAAAGAAGTAGATACTAAAGAGAATACTAGAACAATAAAAAAAGAAAAAGATACAATTAGTAAGCCTATTATAATTGAAAAAGAAGAGGTTATAGTACCTG is a genomic window of Flavobacterium jumunjinense containing:
- a CDS encoding pyruvate carboxylase — translated: MKITTITKLLVANRGEIAIRVFRAATELRIQTVAVYTFEDRYSLHRYKADQSFQIGDDTESIKPYLDIEVIIKVAKENQVDAIHPGYGFLSENVTFAKRCSEEGIIFVGPKIEAMLQLGDKVEAKKVARAVGVPLIQDSKINLETVEDALSEAKVIGFPVMLKAAAGGGGRGMRVVRSAEEIKTAFVNAKSEALKSFGDDTVFIEKFIDNPKHIEVQILGDNYGNVVHLYERDCSVQRRFQKVIEIAPSILKPETKQKLYDYAIKIAKYVHYNNAGTVEFLVDKEENIYFIEVNPRIQVEHTITEEITGIDIVRSQIIIAAGHPLSHNQIFIHGQEDIPCKGWAIQCRITTEDSENDFKPDYGTIIAYRNAAGYGIRLDEGSCYSGVTISPFFDSMLVKVSSSGRTLKGASDRLRRTLEEFRIRGVKTNIPFLTNVMSNETFRSGEATVNFIPENPHLLVPRYEYSKDRATKLIKYLAEVKVNGHPDIKKVDTDKVFRKPLVPEVLETEYPKGTKDLLNEMGRDQFIQYIKNETKIFYTDTTLRDAHQSLFATRLRNHDILKVTEGMAKNFPQLFSLEVWGGATFDVTMRFLHEDPWERLRIIRKAAPNVLLQMLFRGSNAVGYSAYPDNVLEQFIIKSAENGIDVFRIFDSLNWIEGMKHSIKVVNEKTNAIAEACICYTGDILNPDRQKFNLEYYVNLAKELEAAGAHMLAIKDMAGLLKPYAAQVLITELKKHISIPIHLHTHDTSSIQSTTYLKAIEAGVDVVDVALASMSGLTSQPNFNSLVATLKGSERENPINLKKLNEYSNYFEVVREYYYPFESELKAGTAEVYDHEIPGGQYSNLLPQARGLGLEDKFETIKENYKIVNHLFGDIVKVTPSSKVVGDMALFMTSNNLTAQEVIEKGDTLAFPESVKQLFRGDLGQPYGGFPKELQKLVLKKEQPYTEKPNAHLKPIDFEVQLKELHQKFDDKLTTEDLLSYIMFPKVFEDFYNFRKYFGRVEKLPTPSFYYPLVLNEEIIVNLDLGKNIIIKLRYVGEPNEEGFREVFFQINGQTRNVLVKDKAIQSIKVTNAKVNGPNDIGAPLQGSLLKILVTEGEKIEKDTPLFIIEAMKMETTICAPKYGTVARVVLKEKSMIEQDDCVIQLQ
- a CDS encoding cation diffusion facilitator family transporter; protein product: MSHNHNHSHEVQGKNLLFSIILNVVITLAQLIGGIVSGSLALISDALHNFSDVLSLVFSFVAHKLSRRKASLNQTFGLKRAEILAAFVNAATLIIVAFILIYGAIERFFNPQAIESKLVIWLALLGIVVNGFSVLLLKNDADKNLNMKSAYLHLLTDMMASVAVLVGGLLMLFYEIYWIDSVMTLLIAIYLIVVGFDLLKKATKILMLFTPDAINIKEIIKEVHKIKGVNKLHHIHVWHLNEEELHLEAHLDCSEDIKMSEFNNLLQEIEDLLLVKFEINHTNIQPEFKREDPKDYIVQD